A part of Lacinutrix sp. 5H-3-7-4 genomic DNA contains:
- the nhaC gene encoding Na+/H+ antiporter NhaC: MESQDIKPSVPQDENIIENKELNIWEALIPVIALVIMLFYNVFFVYGDDALSGSNQFILLLGAAVAAVVGFYNKVSYKQMIDEVAENVKSTSGALLILLMVGALAGTWLISGIIPTMIYYGLQILNPTIFLAASVIICAIISIATGSSWTTSATVGIALIGIGETLGISLGMTAGAVLSGAYFGDKMSPLSDTTNLAPAMAGADLFSHIKYMAYTTVPTITVTLIVFIIIGLNIDTTGTPDISDKLNAINGAFNITPWLFIVPVVVIFLIIKKTPPLVALLVGTLLGGIAAVIAQPEIVTTIAGAESLTFQSAYKGVMNAMTVDVAVETSSTELNDLFSAGGMSGMLGTIWLIICAMVFGGVMDAIGALSRISRALLSLASTTFGLFASTVASCLALNVTASDQYLALVVPGKMFKKAYEEKNLAPENLSRTLEDSGTVTSVLVPWNTCGAYQSGVLGVPVVDYFFFAIFNWLSPFMTLLFAAFSIKIKQLSSK; the protein is encoded by the coding sequence ATGGAAAGCCAAGATATTAAACCATCAGTACCTCAAGACGAAAATATTATTGAAAACAAAGAACTTAATATTTGGGAAGCATTAATTCCTGTAATTGCATTAGTTATTATGTTATTTTATAATGTATTTTTCGTGTATGGAGATGATGCTTTAAGTGGTAGTAATCAATTTATACTGCTTTTAGGTGCTGCAGTTGCAGCTGTTGTTGGCTTTTACAACAAAGTTTCTTATAAACAAATGATAGATGAAGTTGCCGAGAATGTAAAATCTACCTCTGGCGCGCTACTAATTCTACTTATGGTTGGCGCTTTAGCAGGAACCTGGCTAATTAGTGGCATTATACCTACCATGATTTATTACGGATTACAAATTTTAAATCCCACTATATTTCTCGCAGCATCTGTAATAATTTGTGCTATAATTTCTATTGCTACTGGTAGTTCTTGGACGACTTCTGCAACTGTTGGTATTGCATTAATTGGTATAGGCGAAACACTTGGCATATCATTAGGTATGACAGCAGGAGCTGTTTTATCTGGCGCGTATTTTGGTGATAAAATGTCTCCACTTAGTGACACTACAAACCTTGCGCCTGCAATGGCTGGAGCAGATTTGTTCTCACACATTAAATACATGGCATATACAACAGTGCCTACAATTACTGTAACTCTAATTGTTTTTATAATTATTGGTTTAAATATAGATACTACAGGTACACCAGACATATCTGATAAGTTAAATGCTATTAACGGTGCATTTAATATTACACCTTGGTTATTTATAGTTCCAGTAGTCGTAATCTTTTTAATTATAAAAAAAACACCACCATTAGTTGCCTTATTAGTTGGTACGCTATTAGGCGGAATTGCTGCAGTAATTGCTCAACCAGAAATAGTAACTACAATTGCTGGAGCAGAAAGTTTAACCTTTCAATCTGCATATAAAGGTGTAATGAATGCAATGACTGTAGATGTTGCTGTAGAAACCTCTAGTACAGAATTAAACGATTTATTTTCTGCAGGTGGTATGTCTGGAATGCTTGGTACTATTTGGTTAATTATTTGTGCTATGGTATTTGGTGGCGTTATGGATGCTATTGGTGCATTATCTAGAATTAGTAGAGCTTTATTAAGTTTAGCCTCTACAACCTTTGGTTTATTTGCAAGTACAGTAGCCAGTTGTTTAGCATTAAACGTAACAGCATCAGACCAATATTTAGCATTAGTTGTACCTGGAAAAATGTTTAAAAAAGCTTACGAAGAAAAAAACCTTGCTCCAGAAAATCTAAGTAGAACTTTAGAGGATTCAGGAACTGTAACCTCGGTATTAGTACCATGGAATACTTGTGGTGCTTATCAATCAGGAGTTTTAGGTGTTCCGGTTGTAGATTATTTTTTCTTTGCTATATTTAATTGGTTAAGTCCGTTTATGACACTTTTATTCGCTGCATTTTCAATTAAAATAAAGCAACTGTCTTCAAAATAA
- a CDS encoding peroxiredoxin: MAIVGKQFPDLNVDAMNEMGDTFKLNVLEEARNNKKKVVLFWYPKDFTFVCPTELHAFEAAKEEFAKRNTIVIGASCDTPEVHFAWLNTPKDNGGIEGVTYPILADSNRNLASTLGILDITNEKYNEETGVVTVDGDNVTYRATYVIDEDGIVQHEGVNNMPIGRNVNEFLRIIDALTHVQEKGEVCPANWEEGKDAMSANRLGTAEYLANHVN, from the coding sequence ATGGCAATAGTAGGAAAACAATTTCCAGATTTAAATGTAGACGCAATGAACGAAATGGGTGACACCTTTAAATTAAACGTTCTTGAAGAAGCAAGAAATAATAAAAAGAAAGTAGTATTATTCTGGTACCCAAAAGATTTTACTTTTGTTTGCCCAACAGAATTACATGCTTTTGAAGCTGCAAAAGAAGAGTTTGCAAAAAGAAATACAATTGTTATTGGTGCCTCTTGTGACACTCCAGAAGTACACTTTGCATGGTTAAACACACCAAAAGATAACGGTGGAATTGAAGGCGTAACTTACCCAATATTAGCAGATTCTAACCGTAACTTAGCTTCTACTTTAGGTATTTTAGATATCACTAACGAAAAGTACAACGAAGAAACTGGAGTTGTAACTGTAGATGGTGACAATGTAACTTACAGAGCTACTTACGTAATAGATGAAGATGGTATTGTACAACACGAAGGTGTTAACAACATGCCAATTGGTAGAAACGTAAACGAATTTTTACGTATTATCGACGCTTTAACTCACGTACAAGAAAAAGGTGAAGTTTGTCCTGCAAACTGGGAAGAAGGAAAAGACGCAATGAGCGCAAATAGATTAGGTACTGCAGAGTACTTAGCAAACCACGTAAACTAA
- a CDS encoding Lrp/AsnC family transcriptional regulator, whose amino-acid sequence MTFDAIDTKLIKLLQEDSKQTNKELSNKLNLSVTAVYERIKKLENNGVINKYVTLINKEVVQKSFVAFCNIKLVKHSQDYVFKFEKDVTSLEEVLECYHISGDYDYLLKVLVKDMKAFRNFMVNKLTKLDHIGSTHSTFMINEVKHTTVITV is encoded by the coding sequence ATGACTTTTGATGCTATAGATACTAAGCTTATAAAACTATTACAAGAAGATAGTAAGCAAACAAACAAAGAGCTTTCTAATAAGTTAAATCTCTCTGTTACCGCGGTGTATGAGCGCATTAAAAAACTTGAAAATAATGGCGTAATTAATAAATATGTTACTTTAATAAATAAAGAAGTCGTTCAAAAATCTTTTGTAGCATTTTGTAACATTAAATTAGTGAAACATTCTCAAGATTATGTTTTTAAATTTGAAAAAGATGTAACTAGTTTAGAAGAAGTTTTAGAGTGCTACCATATTAGTGGAGATTACGATTATTTATTAAAAGTATTAGTAAAAGATATGAAGGCTTTTCGTAATTTTATGGTAAATAAATTAACAAAACTAGATCATATTGGTAGTACACATAGTACGTTTATGATTAATGAAGTTAAACATACTACCGTAATAACAGTTTAA
- a CDS encoding aldose 1-epimerase family protein, whose amino-acid sequence MFELTNNNLKIKVNTKGAELCEISAIKNKNQFMWHADPDVWGSFAPNLFPIIGALKEDSYTYNGKTFKLPKHGFVRHNKNIKLLKQTRNSLVFSLMYNEDLLKIYPFKFQFIITYTLEENTIHIAHTVKNLDNKAIYFSIGGHPAFKCPLYNNESYTDYSLVFENNEISKTHLLNMDNGLVTDKTETVFKSGNSIQLRPDLFNKDALIFKDLKSRKVALVSKIHGEILNLSFKDFNYLGIWAKPNAPYVCIEPWLGVADHENTNQKIEEKEGIIKLPESETFTATYSIQIHEDHLG is encoded by the coding sequence ATGTTCGAATTAACTAACAATAATTTAAAAATTAAAGTCAATACAAAAGGTGCAGAACTTTGTGAAATTTCAGCTATAAAAAACAAAAATCAATTTATGTGGCATGCAGATCCCGATGTTTGGGGAAGTTTTGCTCCTAATTTATTTCCAATTATTGGCGCTCTAAAAGAAGATAGTTACACCTATAATGGTAAAACATTTAAGCTTCCTAAACATGGCTTTGTTAGGCATAATAAAAATATAAAACTTTTAAAACAAACGAGAAATAGTCTTGTTTTTAGCCTAATGTATAATGAAGATTTATTAAAAATTTACCCTTTTAAATTTCAATTTATAATTACCTATACTTTAGAAGAAAATACCATCCACATTGCACACACAGTAAAAAACTTAGACAACAAAGCTATTTACTTTTCAATTGGTGGTCATCCAGCATTTAAATGCCCATTATATAATAACGAAAGCTATACAGATTATAGTTTAGTTTTTGAAAACAATGAAATCTCAAAAACCCATTTGCTAAACATGGATAATGGTTTAGTAACAGATAAAACTGAAACCGTTTTTAAATCTGGAAATAGCATACAATTAAGACCAGATTTATTTAATAAAGACGCACTTATTTTTAAAGATTTAAAGTCTAGAAAAGTAGCTTTAGTTAGTAAAATACATGGCGAAATACTTAATTTAAGTTTTAAAGACTTTAATTATTTGGGCATTTGGGCAAAACCAAATGCACCATACGTTTGCATAGAACCTTGGTTAGGTGTCGCAGATCATGAAAATACAAATCAAAAAATAGAAGAAAAAGAGGGCATTATTAAATTACCTGAAAGCGAAACTTTTACAGCAACCTACAGTATACAAATACATGAGGATCATTTAGGGTAA
- a CDS encoding helix-turn-helix transcriptional regulator — protein sequence MKHQEIKEVYKSIFESYTKPSLETHIKKIIELDTYLPYSSTFFCLTNTQELTFEYISKNFTSCLGLDATDLKVKGMKYFWSRIHPEDIEIWLGALNSLMEFTLAEIPENKRELANYTWNYRIKNASEKYVNIIQNTTPLAFDSEMKPIIGLAHYTVLNIELNLPITATAKLLNNKNEYETVYYNNFSQKLLHAGISNRERDVIRLLILNFTSKEISEKLNISPHTVDTHRRNILKKLKISSTGELVGMLKMDMTLL from the coding sequence ATGAAACACCAAGAAATAAAAGAGGTTTATAAATCTATTTTTGAATCTTACACTAAACCATCGCTAGAAACACATATTAAAAAAATTATTGAGCTAGATACGTATTTGCCATACAGTTCTACTTTTTTCTGTTTAACAAATACACAAGAGCTTACTTTTGAATATATAAGTAAAAACTTTACCTCTTGTTTAGGTTTAGATGCTACAGATTTAAAAGTAAAAGGAATGAAATACTTTTGGAGTAGAATCCATCCAGAAGACATAGAAATCTGGTTAGGCGCTTTAAATAGTTTAATGGAGTTTACTTTGGCCGAAATACCCGAAAACAAAAGAGAACTTGCTAATTATACATGGAATTATAGAATAAAAAATGCCAGCGAAAAGTACGTAAATATTATACAAAATACTACACCATTGGCTTTTGATAGTGAAATGAAACCTATAATTGGTCTAGCGCATTATACCGTTTTAAATATTGAATTAAACTTGCCAATAACTGCAACTGCAAAGCTATTAAATAATAAAAATGAGTACGAAACTGTATATTACAATAACTTTTCTCAAAAATTATTACATGCAGGAATAAGCAATAGAGAACGCGATGTAATACGTCTATTAATACTAAATTTTACTAGTAAAGAAATTTCCGAAAAACTAAATATAAGTCCGCATACGGTAGACACACACCGAAGAAATATTTTAAAAAAATTAAAAATATCTTCAACTGGAGAATTAGTAGGAATGTTAAAAATGGATATGACTTTATTATAG
- a CDS encoding bifunctional 2-polyprenyl-6-hydroxyphenol methylase/3-demethylubiquinol 3-O-methyltransferase UbiG: MSQEIKFEENDVIGEATLDVIAKADKFNRWMYQTIKPYCKGKTLEIGSGIGNISTFFLEDDFEMVLTDIRQNYFEKLNQNFNQYSNFLGSEIMNLTDEDFDKKFEKHLGKYDTVFALNVVEHIKDDVLAIKNCKKLLKDNGHLIILVPSYQTLYNKFDKELGHYRRYTKTSLSNIFKLNNFKIMHKQHFNFIGILGWYVTGSILKKESIPGGQMKLYNTLVPIFKIIDKLIANKIGLSTIVVGKK; encoded by the coding sequence ATGTCTCAAGAAATTAAATTTGAAGAAAACGATGTTATTGGTGAAGCAACCTTAGATGTAATTGCAAAAGCCGATAAATTTAATAGATGGATGTACCAAACCATTAAACCTTATTGTAAAGGGAAAACTTTAGAAATAGGTAGCGGTATAGGTAATATATCAACATTTTTTCTTGAAGATGATTTTGAGATGGTTTTAACAGATATAAGACAAAATTATTTTGAAAAACTAAACCAAAACTTTAATCAGTATTCAAATTTTTTAGGTTCTGAAATCATGAACCTAACCGATGAGGATTTTGATAAAAAGTTTGAAAAACATTTAGGTAAATATGATACTGTTTTTGCTTTAAATGTAGTAGAACATATAAAAGATGATGTTTTAGCAATTAAAAATTGTAAAAAACTGCTAAAAGATAACGGACATTTAATAATACTAGTACCATCATACCAAACGCTTTATAATAAATTTGATAAAGAATTAGGGCATTATAGACGGTATACTAAAACGTCTCTTTCAAACATTTTTAAATTAAATAATTTTAAAATTATGCATAAGCAGCATTTTAATTTTATAGGTATTTTAGGTTGGTATGTAACAGGAAGTATTTTAAAAAAAGAAAGTATTCCAGGCGGACAAATGAAATTATACAATACTTTAGTACCAATATTTAAAATTATAGATAAACTTATTGCAAATAAAATAGGACTTTCTACAATAGTGGTTGGTAAAAAATAG
- a CDS encoding aminotransferase class I/II-fold pyridoxal phosphate-dependent enzyme — protein sequence MAFKPANNIQDLQYFGEFGGVNPSISDSSTYTFLSAKTMFDTFEGNADGCYLYSRHSTPSNLYLGEALAAMEGTETANVTASGMGAITPVIMQLCGAGDHVVSSRTIYGGTYAFLKNFAPRFNVSTSFVDITKLDVVEAAITSHTKVLYCESVSNPLLEVADIAGLAKLAKQYNLKLVVDNTFSPLSISPAQLGADVVIHSLTKFINGSSDTVGGVICGTQEFINDLRNVNDGACMLLGSTMDSLRAASVLKNLRTLHIRMQQHSVNATYLAEKFQKLGLKTVYPGLASHPSHTLFKNMMNNKYGFGGMLTIDVGSLDKANALMELMQERNLGYLAVSLGFYKTLFSAPGSSTSSEIPEEEQAEMGLSDGLIRFSIGLDADIERTFKLMKACMIDLEILKPELV from the coding sequence ATGGCTTTTAAACCTGCTAATAATATACAAGACTTACAATATTTTGGTGAGTTTGGTGGTGTTAATCCTTCAATTTCAGACTCTTCAACATACACTTTTCTTTCTGCTAAAACCATGTTTGATACTTTTGAAGGTAATGCAGATGGTTGCTATTTATATTCAAGACATTCTACGCCTTCAAATTTATATTTAGGAGAAGCGCTTGCTGCTATGGAAGGTACAGAAACAGCAAATGTAACAGCGTCTGGAATGGGTGCAATTACACCTGTTATTATGCAGCTTTGTGGTGCTGGTGATCATGTTGTATCTAGTAGAACGATTTACGGTGGTACTTACGCTTTTTTAAAAAACTTTGCACCGCGGTTTAATGTATCTACATCGTTTGTAGACATTACAAAACTAGATGTTGTAGAAGCTGCAATTACGTCTCACACAAAAGTGTTGTATTGCGAATCTGTTAGCAATCCATTATTAGAGGTTGCAGATATTGCTGGTTTAGCCAAATTAGCAAAACAATATAATTTAAAATTAGTGGTAGATAATACATTTTCACCTTTATCTATTTCTCCTGCACAATTAGGTGCAGATGTTGTAATACATAGCTTAACTAAATTTATAAACGGATCGTCTGATACTGTTGGAGGCGTTATATGTGGTACTCAAGAATTTATTAATGACCTAAGAAATGTAAACGATGGTGCTTGTATGTTATTAGGTTCTACTATGGATAGCCTTCGTGCAGCTTCAGTTTTAAAAAACTTAAGAACATTACACATTAGAATGCAGCAACACAGTGTAAATGCTACTTATTTAGCTGAAAAATTTCAGAAACTTGGTTTAAAAACAGTGTATCCTGGTTTAGCATCACATCCATCACACACGCTATTTAAAAACATGATGAATAATAAGTATGGTTTTGGTGGTATGCTAACTATAGATGTTGGTTCTTTAGATAAAGCCAATGCTTTAATGGAGTTAATGCAAGAAAGAAATTTAGGATATTTAGCTGTAAGTTTAGGGTTTTATAAAACCTTATTTTCTGCACCTGGAAGCTCAACATCTTCAGAAATTCCTGAAGAAGAACAAGCAGAAATGGGACTAAGCGATGGATTAATACGTTTTTCTATAGGTTTAGATGCCGATATTGAGCGCACTTTTAAACTAATGAAAGCCTGTATGATTGATTTAGAAATACTTAAGCCAGAATTGGTTTAA
- a CDS encoding DEAD/DEAH box helicase has translation MTFRDLNLNTPLYNALDDLGYTTPTPIQAEAFNVVASGKDMVGIAQTGTGKTFAYMLPVLRNLPFSKQENPRVLVLVPTRELVVQVVEEIEKLSKYINNRVLGVYGGTNINTQKQAIAQGIDILVATPGRLYDLALSRVLQLKSIQKLIIDEVDVMLDLGFRHQLINIFDLLPTRRQNIMFSATMTKDVDDLIVDFFKSPEKVSIATSGTPLENIKQTRYKAPNFYTKLNLLKHLLQDEETYNKVLIFVAYKKMADRLFEALDEEYNEELCVIHSNKTQNYRLRSIEQFREGINRILVATDVMARGLDIDNVSHVINFDTPEYPENYMHRIGRTGRAEREGHALVFTTEKEQQAIEDIEALMDMTINVEEIPDTVEISTELIEEERPQIKERNNPNKRRKDEDAPGPAFHEKSEKNSKENLGGSYKFKIAAKYKKPKTRGDKNYNKRNKRK, from the coding sequence TTGACTTTTAGAGACTTAAACTTAAACACACCATTATATAATGCCCTAGACGATTTGGGCTACACTACACCAACACCAATACAAGCAGAAGCTTTTAATGTGGTTGCAAGTGGAAAAGATATGGTTGGTATAGCACAAACAGGAACAGGTAAAACTTTTGCCTATATGCTACCTGTGCTTAGAAATCTTCCGTTTTCTAAACAAGAAAACCCAAGAGTGTTAGTTTTAGTACCTACTAGAGAACTTGTTGTACAAGTTGTTGAAGAGATTGAAAAACTCTCTAAATACATTAACAATCGTGTTTTGGGTGTTTATGGTGGCACAAATATTAATACACAAAAACAAGCTATTGCTCAAGGCATAGATATTTTAGTTGCTACTCCAGGACGTTTATACGATTTGGCTTTAAGTAGAGTTTTACAATTAAAATCTATTCAAAAATTAATTATCGATGAAGTCGATGTTATGCTAGATTTAGGTTTTAGACATCAACTTATTAATATTTTCGATTTGTTACCAACACGCAGACAAAACATTATGTTTTCTGCTACAATGACAAAAGATGTAGACGATTTAATTGTAGATTTCTTTAAATCGCCAGAAAAAGTATCTATTGCTACTTCTGGAACGCCGTTAGAAAATATTAAGCAAACGCGTTACAAAGCGCCTAATTTTTATACTAAACTAAATTTACTTAAGCATTTATTGCAAGATGAAGAAACCTATAATAAGGTACTTATTTTTGTAGCTTATAAAAAAATGGCCGATCGCCTATTTGAAGCTTTAGACGAAGAATATAACGAAGAGCTTTGTGTTATACACTCTAACAAAACACAAAACTATAGATTACGAAGTATCGAGCAATTTCGAGAAGGCATAAATAGAATTTTAGTTGCTACAGATGTTATGGCTCGTGGTTTAGATATAGATAATGTGTCGCACGTTATAAACTTTGACACACCAGAATATCCAGAAAACTACATGCACAGAATTGGTAGAACAGGTCGTGCAGAACGCGAAGGTCATGCTTTGGTGTTTACTACAGAAAAAGAACAACAAGCTATAGAAGATATTGAAGCGTTAATGGATATGACTATTAATGTAGAAGAAATTCCAGATACCGTTGAAATTTCTACAGAACTTATAGAAGAAGAAAGACCACAAATTAAAGAACGTAATAACCCTAATAAACGCAGAAAAGATGAAGACGCTCCTGGACCAGCATTTCATGAAAAATCTGAAAAAAATTCTAAAGAAAATTTAGGTGGTTCTTACAAGTTTAAAATTGCCGCTAAGTATAAAAAACCTAAAACGCGCGGTGACAAAAACTATAACAAAAGAAATAAAAGAAAATAA
- the lpdA gene encoding dihydrolipoyl dehydrogenase encodes MSKYDVAIIGSGPGGYVAAIRCAQLGMKTAIIEKYSTLGGTCLNVGCIPSKALLSSSHHYEEATKHFEEHGIEIPGEIKVNLEKMIGRKQAVVDQTTGGVEFLMKKNNIDVFTGVGSFIDATHIKIEGEETTEIEAKNTIIATGSKPSNLPFITLDKERIITSTEALKLKEIPKHMIVIGGGVIGLELGQVYKRLGAEVTVIEYMDRILPTMDGSLSKELNKVFKKAKFKMMVSHKVQSVERNGNEVIVKAENKKGEVVEVKGDYCLVSVGRKPFTDGLNAEAAGVKLTERGQIEVNEHLQTNVSNIYAIGDVVKGAMLAHKAEEEGTFVAETLAGQKPHIDYNLIPGVVYTWPEVAAVGKTEEELKEAGAEYKVGQFPFRALGRARASGDIDGFVKILADKNTDEVLGVHMVGARCADLIAEAVVAMEFRASAEDISRMSHAHPTFAEAIKEAALAATDDRALHV; translated from the coding sequence ATGAGTAAATACGATGTAGCCATAATAGGCTCAGGACCTGGAGGATATGTAGCAGCAATACGTTGTGCACAACTAGGTATGAAAACTGCAATAATCGAAAAATATTCTACACTTGGAGGTACTTGTCTTAATGTAGGTTGTATACCTAGTAAAGCCTTACTAAGTTCATCTCATCATTACGAAGAAGCTACTAAACATTTTGAAGAGCATGGAATAGAAATTCCAGGTGAAATTAAAGTTAATTTAGAAAAAATGATTGGTCGTAAACAAGCCGTTGTAGACCAAACAACTGGTGGTGTAGAGTTTTTAATGAAAAAAAACAACATCGATGTATTTACAGGTGTTGGTAGTTTTATAGATGCTACACATATTAAAATTGAAGGCGAAGAAACAACAGAAATTGAAGCAAAAAACACCATTATTGCAACAGGAAGTAAACCTTCAAACTTACCATTTATAACACTTGATAAAGAACGTATAATTACATCTACCGAAGCTTTAAAACTTAAAGAAATACCAAAACACATGATTGTTATTGGTGGTGGTGTAATAGGCTTAGAACTTGGTCAAGTATATAAAAGATTAGGAGCAGAAGTTACCGTAATAGAATACATGGATAGAATTTTACCAACAATGGATGGTTCTCTATCTAAAGAATTAAATAAAGTCTTTAAAAAGGCTAAATTTAAAATGATGGTGTCTCACAAAGTACAATCTGTAGAGCGCAATGGAAATGAAGTTATTGTAAAAGCCGAAAACAAAAAAGGAGAAGTTGTAGAAGTAAAAGGAGATTACTGCTTAGTATCTGTAGGACGTAAACCATTTACAGATGGTTTAAATGCTGAAGCTGCAGGAGTAAAACTTACAGAAAGAGGCCAAATAGAAGTAAACGAACATTTACAAACAAACGTTAGCAATATTTATGCAATAGGAGATGTTGTAAAAGGAGCAATGTTAGCACATAAAGCTGAAGAAGAAGGAACCTTTGTAGCCGAAACTTTAGCAGGACAAAAACCACACATAGATTATAACTTAATCCCAGGTGTAGTATACACATGGCCAGAAGTTGCAGCAGTTGGTAAAACCGAAGAAGAATTAAAAGAAGCTGGAGCAGAATATAAAGTAGGACAATTTCCATTTAGAGCTTTAGGTCGTGCTAGAGCAAGTGGAGATATTGATGGTTTTGTAAAAATTCTTGCAGACAAAAATACAGATGAAGTATTAGGAGTACACATGGTTGGTGCACGTTGTGCAGATTTAATTGCAGAAGCAGTAGTAGCTATGGAGTTTAGAGCTAGTGCAGAAGATATTTCACGTATGTCTCACGCACATCCAACATTTGCAGAAGCAATAAAAGAAGCCGCTTTAGCAGCTACAGATGATCGTGCTTTACACGTATAA
- a CDS encoding type II CAAX prenyl endopeptidase Rce1 family protein, with translation MMQSTIYKLIEFFIIFIIIPISFTIDFALWIKAIIAITGFIYIVYYLLRIEKNKFKIAANLNWSRFFKATFFKLILIAVITITFVLISNQASLFKVVLNKPLLWLVILFVYSAFSVYPQELIYRTFYFQRYKNLFKNEHILIFINAIVFSLAHIFFRNTLVILLTFLGGLLFAFTYNKTKSTLLVSIEHAIYGSWLFTVGMGEMLGFPS, from the coding sequence ATGATGCAATCTACTATCTATAAGCTTATAGAGTTTTTTATTATTTTTATAATAATTCCAATAAGTTTTACAATAGATTTTGCATTATGGATTAAAGCTATAATTGCAATAACAGGTTTTATATATATAGTTTATTACTTACTTAGAATTGAAAAAAATAAATTTAAAATTGCTGCTAACTTAAATTGGAGTCGTTTTTTTAAAGCCACTTTTTTTAAACTTATACTAATTGCAGTAATAACTATAACTTTTGTTTTAATTTCTAATCAAGCAAGTTTATTTAAAGTAGTATTAAATAAACCATTATTGTGGTTGGTAATACTGTTTGTGTACTCTGCTTTTTCGGTATATCCTCAAGAGTTAATTTATAGAACTTTTTATTTTCAGCGTTATAAAAATCTATTCAAAAACGAGCATATTTTAATATTTATAAATGCCATTGTATTTTCTCTAGCACATATTTTTTTTAGAAATACATTAGTTATTTTATTAACCTTTTTAGGTGGTTTATTATTTGCATTTACTTATAATAAAACCAAATCAACACTATTAGTTTCAATAGAGCATGCTATTTATGGTAGTTGGTTGTTTACCGTTGGAATGGGAGAGATGTTAGGTTTTCCTTCTTAA
- a CDS encoding co-chaperone YbbN encodes MVQELSQDNLSEIIASNNTVVVQYSATWCGNCRIMKPKVKKLAGELENITFVIADAEKFPESRQLATVDNLPTFATFKDGKFVNQTQTNKFDVLKDLVNEVA; translated from the coding sequence ATGGTTCAAGAATTAAGTCAAGATAATTTAAGTGAAATTATTGCAAGTAACAACACTGTTGTTGTGCAATATTCTGCAACTTGGTGTGGTAACTGTCGTATTATGAAACCTAAAGTTAAAAAATTAGCTGGTGAGTTAGAAAATATAACATTTGTTATCGCAGACGCAGAAAAATTTCCAGAATCAAGACAATTAGCAACTGTAGATAATCTACCAACATTTGCAACGTTTAAAGATGGAAAATTTGTAAATCAAACACAGACTAACAAATTTGACGTTTTAAAAGACTTAGTAAACGAAGTAGCATAA